In the Acidobacteriota bacterium genome, GCCCGAAGCTACGGCGGATGGGGTAGGAGCGGCCGTCGATCTCTGGGCCGGTGGTCGCCGGCAGGAGACCGAACCCGAGCTCGCGAAGCAGCGGCAGGCTCCACTTCTCGTTGGTGAGGCGCGTTCCGGCAACACCCTCGGGCAAGTCCGCCGCAACGGCGCGGAACTCTCTCCAGTGCTTGCGCAGACGGTTCCACGACTGCGTGACGGCTTCGTTCACACGCTCCCCGGCCGCGAGTGCGTAGTCTTCAAGGCGTGTACCCGGCAGCGTCGAGTGGGGATCCGTCAGGCGGCGCAGCAGATCCGTCGGGAGCAGTCCGCCCTCCGAACGGATTGTCTGGAACCCTCCCGGCCGTCGGCGGGAAGCCATCTCAGTTCAGTACAGGCAGCAGAACGTACGCGCCGAGAATGTCGGCCGGCAGCACCGGTTCGACGGCTGTGCCGCTCCTGGCACGTGACCTGCCGATGCCGGACGCGTCGCGCACGCGTTCGTGCGCCGCTCGTTGGGCATCCGCACGCTCGGCTGCGATGGCTTCGAGGCTCGTCTGGAGCGCCGACAAGGCGGGGAGCAGCATATCGAGCTGCTGTTCGATGGCGGTCGGCAACAAGTTGCGCGCAGGCCGCGCCGCCAACAGACGCTCGGCGTCCGGCGCCGCCAACCAGACCGGTGCTTCCACAGGACCGGTGCACGCCAGCGGAATGATCTCTTCACAGAGCATGGTTCCCTCACCCGAACCGCCACGACGCAGGTGATAGCGGAAGCGCACTACCAGCAGGGACGTGCGCACAGACACCTCCCTGGTGACGATCGCCCCGCAACGGGACGCGACGGACCCGCCAACGTCAAGGGGCTCCGCATCGAGAGCCTGATCCAGCGTCCAACTCGCAAGGCCTTCGACGACCGGGCTGGTGCGCCCAAGGTGGATCTCGCCTTCCGCCAGCGGCAGATCGAAACGCCCCGCGAACGGCTCTTCCTGCCCGATCGCCTGACGCAGCGTGCGCGGCGTTTCGCGGCTGACACGGATCTCGATCCGACCGTTCATGCGGGCAGGTACGTTCGCCGTGTGCAGCACGGCAGTGAAGAACCGCGCCACATCCTGGCTGCCTCCGATGGCGGCGCGTACGCGCTCAAGCTCCGCGGCGACCACCTCTGGATGGAGGGTGTGCTGCGCGAAGCGCGAGCGGCTCGCCTTCTCACGGTGGCGGGCGTTCTCCCACTCGGCATGAAGGTTCTGCTTCTTGGCATCGAGGTCGATATCGTCGATGAAGTCGAGCGGGAGCTGTTGAGCGGTCGCGCCCGTTTGCTCGCGGAACAGGGCGCCCTCGAAGAGCGTCTCTGCCATCTGCTCCGCCGAAGCCGGCACGGCGACCGCCACCCCCAGATCACTCTTGATGGACTTGTGCTTGCGGATGAGGACGTCGAGAATCACACCGTCAATAGCGTTGTCGGTCCCGTAGTAGGTCACGACCCGGACCTCGCGTCGACGCTGACCGAAACGGTCCACGCGTCCCTCGCGCTGCTCATGTCGCGTCGGGTTCCACGCCAGGTCGTAGTGCAGCACCGCGTCGAAATGCTCCTGCAGGTTGATGCCTTCCGACAAGCAGTCCGTACAAACCAGCACGAACAAGCCGCTGCCATCGGCGAGAGCATCGATACGCGCCTCACGTTCGGCAGGCGGGAGATGGCCAGTGACCGATTCCACTCGGACATCTGCCGACAGCGACTCGCGCAGGTGGCGCGCGACGTACTCCGCAGTGTCGACGAAGCGACAGAAAACGACGGGATGGAAACCATCCTGGAGAAACGCTCTGACCTCGCGGATCGCGCCCTGGAGCTTCCGGTCGTCCCGGGGCGCGATCGACCGGGCACGGCGAGCGAAACCGAGCAGTCGGCGACGCGTCGTCTCATGCCCGCCTTCCACGTCGGACCCGGGACTGAAGTCGAACCCGACAGCGTCGTCGTCGTCGCTCTGGTCGAGAACGGTGCGGCGGCCCACGTCCTCCAGGTCTTCTTCGTCGGCCTCGTCGACCGCGGCTCGGCTGCGCAGGGTCGCCGCGGCGGCCTCCGGACTCGACGAGACGCAGCGCAACAGCGCGAGCGCGGACCAATAGCGCACGCGCTGCCGGCGAGGCCCCCCCTCGACATCGGCCACGTACTCGCGGGCGAACGCACAGATGTCATTGAAGAGCGTTCGGTAAACGGGACTGAACGTGTAGTGCGCTTCCTTGTCTCTGCGTTCGGGAAACGCCGTGTCGGTCTCAAGGTACCGGCGGATGTCGCCACGACGGCGCTGAACCAGATGGCGCGCAAGTCGGCGGCGAATGCCTTCCCGGCCGGCCTGATCGAGATCCGCTGGCAGGGCGGCGAAGTCGTCGTCGAGGAGGCTCAGTAGCGAACGGAACGCCTGTTCGTTCCCACTGTGCGGCGTTGCGGTGACCAGCACCAGATGGCGCTCCGCGTCCGCCGCGAGACGCCGCAGCAGGGCGTGACGCTGCTGCCGGCCGCGGCCGGCGCCGCCAGCGAGCGTGCAACCGTGGGCCTCGTCCACGATGACGAACTCCGGGCATCTGAGCGCGAAGTCCTCGGCACGCCGGACCGCCTTGATGAAGTCGGTGGAAACCACCGTGAAGGCATGCCGATCGAAGACCGAGACGCCGAGGGGAAGATCGCGTTCGAGACGCTGGACCGTGCTCGAGAGAACGAGCTCCGCCTCGACGTGGAACTTCTCCGCGAACTCGCGCTGCCACTGCTCGGCCAGATGCGGCGGACAGAGCACCGCGATTCGACGGATCTCGCCCCGATCGAACAGCTCCCGCGCGATGAGACACGCTTCGATGGTCTTGCCGATGCCGACATCGTCCGCGATGAGCATGCGCACCGGATCGAGCTTGAGCGCCATCATCAGCGGCACGAGCTGATACGGCCGGGGCTCGATGGCGATGCGGCCGAAGCTGCGGAAAGGACCGGCGGCCGAGCGGGTCGACAAGCGCGCCGCGTCGCGGAGTAGCTGCCCTCCGGTGAAGTCGCCGAGGTCCGCCTTGCCGGGCAGTCGGAACGTCGCCGATTCGACCGCCTCGACCGCCGGCAGGACGCCTGTGACCTCCTCGTCGAGCCCGCCCACCGGACGAACGATGAGGATCTCGTCCGTCGACTCCGGCAGGACGACCCACTCGCGGCCTCGCGCTTGAACGAGCGTCCCGGGCGTGGAGAGAGAAGCGGTGCTCATGCTCCGAAGGATACAGACCGTTGGTCGCTTTCCGTATCGGAACCTGAGCACCGAAGCTGTAGCGCGGCTACCGACTGCTACCGATTCAGCTCATGTACGGGAGCGCCGAAGACATCGGCATGCTGGCGGAACAGGGCTGGCCAATCGGCTGCGTGGTGAAACCGGAGCACGATGTAGCCGGCCTCGATCAGGCGTCGCGTCGTCGCCTCATCCGCGCGGACCTGGTCAGGGACATCGTGCGGCGGACCGTCGACGTAAATCGCGGCGTTCGCCTCCCGATAGAAGAAGTCGGGGCGCGTGCGGTACTGCGGAATGCCGTACTGGGCGTCGCTCGGCAATCGAAGCGCCAGCGAATCCACCATGTCGAGCCACTGGCGTTCGAGGCCGCTGTCGCAGCGATTACGAAGCGCGACCAAACGCTCCGCCCGCGTGCCGGCGCCGCCCGCCGGCTTGCAATCGGCATGCGAAAGCTCGGCGAGCAGATCCCGAATCAGCGCCCGATCGAGGTGCCTGTGGTCCGGCTGGTTGCCGTAATCCAGAAGACACTCGTAGCACGCTTTCCCGCACCGATCCACAGCCAGATCCTCGAGTGTGCCCGGGGCGTAGTGACAGATCTCCAGCGCTTGACGAGCGAGCGCCGGCACCACCGCCGGATCCTCGGCAAGCTGCCGCAGGACACCCGCACCTCCTTCCGACGCCTCGTAGAAGAGAATCTCCCGCTGGTCGTCCCGTGACGGCATCGCCTCGGCGGCAAGCTCCCGCGGCTCAAGCTGAAAATGCCGCTGGATCGCCTCCTTGAACGCCGCCTGCAGGCTCATCAGCTCGGGACCGGAACGCGTCGGATCGAAACGCATCACCACAGCGTTCCTCGTGTCCCGGACGAAAGGCACGACGCGCGCAATACGCCCATCGTTCGCCGCGTCGTCGCGGTCGTCGGCATCCGCCTGGTTGCGGGACCAGTAGCCACGCTCCAGGTCGAGATTGAAGCCGCGCGGCTGGTTTCCACCCTGGTTCAGCCAGCCGAGGTTGACACGGTAGAGATCGGTGGCATCGGCATAGCTCAGTGTGATTACGCGGGCGCCACCACAGTGGACGTCCGCGTCCCTGCGGTCGACTTGGCTGCCGACCTCGGGAAAACGGTAGGCGGCCACGAGCTCATAGCCATAACGCCGCCGCTCCTCCTCGTCGCATGTGATGCGCTGGGCGAGCTTCAGGCTCACGTTCTGCAACTGGACGAGACCATCAATGCAGGATTGCGGATCGAGAGCCGCCCCGCAACGCTCACAGACCTCGCTCAAATGGGTGTCACCTGCCTGGAGATGGGCATAGCCGCATCTGCCGCAACGCTTCATCCTGGCGGTGGTGATCTGATGAGAGTCCTCGACGGCGTCCGAGCCGAAGTCGAGATTGACCTTGTACACCCTGTACCGCGCCCCCTCGTGGTAGATAAGGGCACGGGGGCCGAACTCGGAGATGGCAAGGAAACGGGGGCGGGAAATGAACTCGTCACGCCCCTTGCCCTTGCGCCTACCGGGAACATAGGCCGAAATTGGCAGCCGCGGGAAGTTGTACCCGGGCAGGAATCCCTCCGTCGCGAAGTATCGGTAGGAGTAGAAGTCTCCCTCGTAGACGCCCTCGGCTTCCGTGAGGAGACGAATCTGGCTCTCGGCTTGGGCGCGGAGTCGCCGCGAATGGTTGCGCTCGGCGTCCGGCCGCGAATGGTCCCCGATGATCGCATGGTGGAGGCCGCGCTGGCGGACGGCCGCTCGGTAGAGAGTACGCCACCGCTCGCACGCGGAGTCGAAACTACGTTCGAGCTGGGCAAGCACGTCGTCGGTCCAGCCATCCTGAAACCAAGTCGTCCCCTCGAGCTCGGCCCGGATCTCTTCAACGACCGCATCCGCTCTCGCCCGCGCCGCACCGCGGTGTATCGGACTGCGCAACTCGTCACCAAGAGCACTCTTTACAGGCAACGGAAGCGCTGCGTCGGTCGCTTCCAGATCCAGGATCGCCGTCAGGGTCTTCCCCAGGTCTAGATGCGCGCTTTCCATCCAGATGGCATGAATGTGCGAGCGGACCAGGTCACGGTTCCGCAGATCGATACGGGGAGGCGCCACCGCTCCGGCGACCATCCTGTTGGGTTCGCGGTAGAAGTACTGATCATGAGGGCTGCGCCCTGCGCAGTACGTGAAAACCAAGGCGGGCTGTCCGCCACGGCCTGCGCGACCGCTACGCTGCGCGTAATTGGCCGGCGTCGGCGGCACGTTGCGCAGGTTGACGAGGTTGAGCTGGGCGATGTCGACGCCGAGCTCCATCGTCGGAGAGCAGAAAAGAAGCGGCAGCTTCCCCTCTCGGAAGCGCTCTTCCCGCTCCTGCCGTTCACCGGAGGTCACCTGGGCCGTATGCTCCCGCGCTTCAAGAGCACATTCCAGGTCCACGAACCTGCAATAGCATTCCGCGAAGTACCGGTTCACTTCCGCCGGACGCCCGCCTTCGTCAAGAACGCGGATGCGGTCGGGCGCGCCCTGGCCGTCCCCGACCAACCATCGAAGAGCACCGGCGTTGAGCTGATAGCCTGGATCATCACCCCCGGATGCTGTTCGCACCTGTTCGACGATACCGTAGCGCTTCAGCGCAAGAAACAGGAACCGGATGATCTCGTCGATGTCCACACCGCGAAGAGTCCGATCCGAAGCCCGACACTCAAGGAGCCGGCGCTTCACGTATTGGCCGTAGGCCCCGCGGGATGAGACGAAGAAATCAGCCCGGTCACCTCGGCTCTGGGGACGAGGCCAAGCGATACGGGCACTGGTCAAGTCCCGTTCGTCATCGAGGTGCCAGACCGTGTCTTCGAGGAGACGGGGTTTCGTCTGCTCGACCAGATCATGGCGCTTCTCAGAATCGAGGACGTCAACCTTGACGGCGAGCGCCCGCCGCAGCTCGTCGAGCAGCGTACGGACGATCTCCTCACGCACATCCGCAGTCGCCAAGCGAAGCTCTGCGGGCACTTCGATGGAGGTTTCGCTTCCGCGATGTCCAGATACGGAGAATCCCGTCTCCCACAACGTCGTCTCGCCGAGCAGCCCATCGTGCCCGGCGAGCCCTTCGTACTCGAACCGCAACAAGCCGCAATCTTCGAGGTTGGGCGCCGTCACCCGCCAGCCCCGTTCGAGGTCGCGATAGAGAAAGTACTCGAGAACGCGCCGCAAGGCGTCCCGGGTATGCTGCCGCGCCGGACCGCGAACTGCCGGGTCCGCTGCGTAGTCCTCAAAGCGGGGCTTCATCGCGTCAAGCACGCAACGCGACAAATCGCCATGCCCAAGCCCCTGCAGTCCTGCCTGCCGGCACGCGGCGTACAACGCAGACCGCAGCAAAGCCACCTGTACGAAATCGTTGAAGTGACCGGCCTGCAGAGAAGCGTCCTGACGGTTGTCGGTGAAACTCAGCAACTTGCGCGCTTCAGGGCTCAGACTCCGTTCCCGCTGCAACGTAATGAGCGACCGTACCGCGAGGATTGTCGTTGCAGTGCTCCGGCTGTCCACACCGAGCGTGGCCAGCTTGAAACGCTCGGAACGCTGGGTCCTGGTGTAGGTGACTCCGCACGACGGTTCCAGGCAGAAGAGAAAGTTCCGGTAAAGCAGAGCCGCCGGCACACCTTCGCCCTCTGGGACGATTCGCCCGGAAGGGGCGACGAACACCGGCTCCGGAACGTCCTGGCGGGCGTTAGAACGGATCCGTTCCTCCCCCGCGGTGGTCGTCTCCTTGAGAGAGTCCGGCAAGCGACTGAGCAGCTCACAGCCAGCGGCCCGAGGCCAGGGCGCTTCCTTGGAGAGATGCAGGTACGCTTCACGCATCCCATCGTCCACCTGTTCCCGACGGTCCTCGCGGGGCAGCAACCTCCTGTCATCTTCATCCGCCGCGACCCAGACCCGGTAGTAGGCGGTTCCGCAACGGCGACAGAACACGAGCGGGAACAGCGGCTTGTCCGGTTCGC is a window encoding:
- a CDS encoding DEAD/DEAH box helicase; amino-acid sequence: MDVFDLRNRLVSDYRDYTRSFIKIGDRRIRQFVDSHLAGEGFWPQPLLQLNPTFKPGGTIDDLVAEGVLHEECSRVFRIGKSDTDHRGKQLLLHRHQRDAILEAAKGRSYVLTTGTGSGKSLAYIVPIVDHVLRRGSGRGVQAIIVYPMNALANSQDEELGKFVDKGYAEGRSPVRFARYTGQERGPAREAIRSDPPDILLTNYMMLELLLTRTEDRELLRAAQGLRFLVFDELHTYRGRQGADIAMLIRRCRHAVGNSVVCIGTSATMASGGGSEEQRREVAGVSQTLFGVPIAPEQVVTESLERATPEIELADPLIRAAIRAAVVSDEEPPVEYGTFCMHPLASWIESTFGVREEPDTGRLLRQTPRRLEGDPIGDVPSAAAELAALVESDPERCAEALRRWLLWGSSLRDDSSRFSIFAFRLHQFLTRGDTVWASLEPEADRHLEIAKKAAKPGEPDKPLFPLVFCRRCGTAYYRVWVAADEDDRRLLPREDRREQVDDGMREAYLHLSKEAPWPRAAGCELLSRLPDSLKETTTAGEERIRSNARQDVPEPVFVAPSGRIVPEGEGVPAALLYRNFLFCLEPSCGVTYTRTQRSERFKLATLGVDSRSTATTILAVRSLITLQRERSLSPEARKLLSFTDNRQDASLQAGHFNDFVQVALLRSALYAACRQAGLQGLGHGDLSRCVLDAMKPRFEDYAADPAVRGPARQHTRDALRRVLEYFLYRDLERGWRVTAPNLEDCGLLRFEYEGLAGHDGLLGETTLWETGFSVSGHRGSETSIEVPAELRLATADVREEIVRTLLDELRRALAVKVDVLDSEKRHDLVEQTKPRLLEDTVWHLDDERDLTSARIAWPRPQSRGDRADFFVSSRGAYGQYVKRRLLECRASDRTLRGVDIDEIIRFLFLALKRYGIVEQVRTASGGDDPGYQLNAGALRWLVGDGQGAPDRIRVLDEGGRPAEVNRYFAECYCRFVDLECALEAREHTAQVTSGERQEREERFREGKLPLLFCSPTMELGVDIAQLNLVNLRNVPPTPANYAQRSGRAGRGGQPALVFTYCAGRSPHDQYFYREPNRMVAGAVAPPRIDLRNRDLVRSHIHAIWMESAHLDLGKTLTAILDLEATDAALPLPVKSALGDELRSPIHRGAARARADAVVEEIRAELEGTTWFQDGWTDDVLAQLERSFDSACERWRTLYRAAVRQRGLHHAIIGDHSRPDAERNHSRRLRAQAESQIRLLTEAEGVYEGDFYSYRYFATEGFLPGYNFPRLPISAYVPGRRKGKGRDEFISRPRFLAISEFGPRALIYHEGARYRVYKVNLDFGSDAVEDSHQITTARMKRCGRCGYAHLQAGDTHLSEVCERCGAALDPQSCIDGLVQLQNVSLKLAQRITCDEEERRRYGYELVAAYRFPEVGSQVDRRDADVHCGGARVITLSYADATDLYRVNLGWLNQGGNQPRGFNLDLERGYWSRNQADADDRDDAANDGRIARVVPFVRDTRNAVVMRFDPTRSGPELMSLQAAFKEAIQRHFQLEPRELAAEAMPSRDDQREILFYEASEGGAGVLRQLAEDPAVVPALARQALEICHYAPGTLEDLAVDRCGKACYECLLDYGNQPDHRHLDRALIRDLLAELSHADCKPAGGAGTRAERLVALRNRCDSGLERQWLDMVDSLALRLPSDAQYGIPQYRTRPDFFYREANAAIYVDGPPHDVPDQVRADEATTRRLIEAGYIVLRFHHAADWPALFRQHADVFGAPVHELNR
- a CDS encoding DEAD/DEAH box helicase; this encodes MSTASLSTPGTLVQARGREWVVLPESTDEILIVRPVGGLDEEVTGVLPAVEAVESATFRLPGKADLGDFTGGQLLRDAARLSTRSAAGPFRSFGRIAIEPRPYQLVPLMMALKLDPVRMLIADDVGIGKTIEACLIARELFDRGEIRRIAVLCPPHLAEQWQREFAEKFHVEAELVLSSTVQRLERDLPLGVSVFDRHAFTVVSTDFIKAVRRAEDFALRCPEFVIVDEAHGCTLAGGAGRGRQQRHALLRRLAADAERHLVLVTATPHSGNEQAFRSLLSLLDDDFAALPADLDQAGREGIRRRLARHLVQRRRGDIRRYLETDTAFPERRDKEAHYTFSPVYRTLFNDICAFAREYVADVEGGPRRQRVRYWSALALLRCVSSSPEAAAATLRSRAAVDEADEEDLEDVGRRTVLDQSDDDDAVGFDFSPGSDVEGGHETTRRRLLGFARRARSIAPRDDRKLQGAIREVRAFLQDGFHPVVFCRFVDTAEYVARHLRESLSADVRVESVTGHLPPAEREARIDALADGSGLFVLVCTDCLSEGINLQEHFDAVLHYDLAWNPTRHEQREGRVDRFGQRRREVRVVTYYGTDNAIDGVILDVLIRKHKSIKSDLGVAVAVPASAEQMAETLFEGALFREQTGATAQQLPLDFIDDIDLDAKKQNLHAEWENARHREKASRSRFAQHTLHPEVVAAELERVRAAIGGSQDVARFFTAVLHTANVPARMNGRIEIRVSRETPRTLRQAIGQEEPFAGRFDLPLAEGEIHLGRTSPVVEGLASWTLDQALDAEPLDVGGSVASRCGAIVTREVSVRTSLLVVRFRYHLRRGGSGEGTMLCEEIIPLACTGPVEAPVWLAAPDAERLLAARPARNLLPTAIEQQLDMLLPALSALQTSLEAIAAERADAQRAAHERVRDASGIGRSRARSGTAVEPVLPADILGAYVLLPVLN